A genome region from Chthonomonas sp. includes the following:
- the ftsH gene encoding ATP-dependent zinc metalloprotease FtsH, which yields MSLLVVLTAIILMNALGSGNGLGFSSSKTRELKTSEFTTAVEKKEIKTATWEGSKITGELMSGESYETTAVASDSARGQAIAAKLEAAGVEPDYKTPSQGPQVIGVILSTVLVPLVILALIYFFFIRPAQNGGNQAMNFGRSRARRVGENGPKITFDDVAGIEEAKQELAEVVDFLKNTKKYVALGARIPKGILLTGPPGVGKTHLARAIAGEAGVPFFHISGSDFVEMFVGVGAARVRDLFETAKAHRPCLIFIDEIDAVGRQRGAGLGGGHDEREQTLNQLLVEMDGFDANSGVIMVAATNRPDVLDPALLRPGRFDRQLVVDAPDAQGREAILQVHAKGKPFTAEVNFATVAKRTPGFTGADLANALNESALLAARRNKTKISPSEIEEALDRVMVGPARLSRKMVEKDRKLTAVHEAGHAVVGELLEHCDPIHKVTILPRGHALGITWSLPELEKYSESKSELLDDISMSLGGLVAEEVVFGERWTGATSDLKRVTAIARAMVTQFGMSQKLGTLAIGRNSSNPFLGRDVYQERDYSEEVARQIDEEIKAIVDNCHDVATRILTANRAKVDALTEALLEHETLDREQFLKVMAGETLPPPEPLVSTAPAEGEAASPDGTESSAQPSPPPKLNPGTIG from the coding sequence GTGTCCCTGCTGGTTGTGCTGACCGCGATCATTTTGATGAACGCGCTTGGCAGCGGCAACGGTCTGGGCTTTAGCAGTAGCAAGACTCGCGAACTCAAAACCAGCGAATTCACGACCGCCGTCGAAAAGAAGGAAATCAAGACGGCGACCTGGGAAGGGAGCAAAATCACCGGCGAGCTGATGAGCGGCGAGTCCTACGAAACGACCGCGGTTGCTTCGGATTCGGCTCGTGGCCAAGCGATTGCCGCCAAGCTGGAAGCGGCCGGCGTCGAACCGGACTACAAGACTCCCTCGCAAGGCCCGCAAGTCATCGGCGTGATCCTCAGCACGGTGCTCGTGCCGCTGGTCATCCTGGCGCTTATCTATTTCTTCTTCATCCGGCCCGCCCAAAATGGCGGCAACCAGGCAATGAACTTTGGTCGCAGCCGCGCCCGACGCGTCGGCGAGAACGGTCCCAAGATCACCTTTGATGACGTTGCTGGGATCGAAGAAGCCAAACAAGAACTGGCTGAAGTGGTTGACTTCCTCAAGAATACGAAGAAGTATGTTGCGCTCGGCGCGCGCATTCCCAAGGGCATTCTGCTGACGGGCCCTCCCGGCGTCGGGAAGACCCACCTTGCTCGCGCCATTGCCGGCGAAGCAGGGGTCCCGTTCTTCCACATCTCCGGTTCCGACTTCGTCGAAATGTTCGTCGGGGTGGGTGCCGCACGGGTTCGCGACCTCTTCGAAACGGCGAAGGCGCACCGTCCTTGTCTGATCTTTATCGACGAAATTGATGCCGTGGGTCGCCAGCGAGGCGCAGGTCTCGGCGGCGGTCACGACGAACGCGAACAGACGCTGAACCAGCTTCTGGTCGAAATGGATGGCTTCGACGCCAACAGCGGCGTCATCATGGTGGCCGCCACTAACCGACCCGACGTGCTCGATCCGGCGCTCCTTCGTCCGGGCCGCTTCGACCGCCAACTGGTGGTGGATGCACCCGACGCGCAGGGCCGCGAAGCGATTTTGCAAGTCCACGCCAAGGGCAAGCCGTTTACCGCCGAAGTTAACTTCGCGACGGTCGCCAAGCGAACGCCGGGCTTCACTGGCGCCGACCTCGCCAACGCGCTCAACGAGAGTGCGTTGCTGGCCGCCCGACGCAACAAGACCAAGATTTCGCCCAGCGAGATTGAGGAGGCTCTCGACCGCGTGATGGTGGGCCCGGCTCGCCTTTCCCGTAAGATGGTCGAGAAGGATCGCAAGCTTACGGCCGTGCACGAAGCCGGCCACGCGGTGGTCGGGGAACTCCTGGAGCACTGCGACCCGATTCACAAGGTCACAATCTTGCCGCGCGGTCACGCGCTCGGGATTACGTGGAGCTTGCCCGAACTTGAAAAATATTCGGAAAGCAAGAGCGAACTGCTGGACGACATTTCGATGTCGCTTGGCGGACTCGTGGCCGAAGAAGTGGTCTTTGGCGAGCGCTGGACAGGCGCGACTTCGGACCTCAAGCGCGTCACCGCAATCGCTCGGGCAATGGTCACCCAGTTCGGGATGAGCCAAAAGCTGGGCACGCTGGCGATTGGCCGCAACTCAAGCAATCCGTTCCTTGGCCGCGACGTCTACCAAGAGCGCGATTATTCGGAAGAAGTTGCCCGCCAGATTGACGAAGAAATCAAGGCGATTGTGGACAACTGCCACGACGTCGCGACGCGGATTCTTACGGCGAATCGGGCGAAAGTTGACGCGCTCACCGAAGCATTGCTCGAGCACGAAACGCTCGACCGCGAGCAGTTCCTCAAGGTCATGGCAGGCGAAACCCTGCCGCCGCCGGAACCACTGGTTTCAACCGCTCCCGCCGAAGGCGAAGCCGCAAGCCCGGATGGAACTGAATCTTCCGCACAGCCTTCGCCACCCCCGAAATTGAACCCGGGAACGATTGGCTGA
- the tilS gene encoding tRNA lysidine(34) synthetase TilS: protein MLTLDSFRADFERWGQLDPAREVVVAYSGGADSTALLTLLVESGVSCVAAHLHHGMRAEADRELALAEAYATELGVPFVSGRADVPGMAAARKIGLEEAGRLARQEFLRQTCARLGVSTVATGHTQDDHIETMLFRMARGSGMKGLTGIPWTRDHLVRPLRGFSRAETREFCESRGLWFHDDPANADIDMARVRVRERVVPELRLVHPGADLALVRLSELVAEEDEFLNGLAARLLVAAEIPLNGRLGFLTQDCEVAMKVEVLRANPAVLMRRAVRLLAEFFGANASYEQVMAVEQLLAQGQRGSVTTEDGLLSFIVDDERLLVELCQRESPFRFPLTVPGETESDEFGWKFTALPSDPTDHQRERGSMEIVLNAAAIKGNLYFRSQESGDKIVPLGMSGQRLLSDALGEAKLSTHARARLPILCDLVGPIWVPGVVMADRVKVTPTSQKGLLVRFSPLD, encoded by the coding sequence ATGCTGACCCTGGACTCCTTTCGCGCCGACTTTGAGCGGTGGGGCCAGCTCGACCCCGCGCGAGAAGTGGTGGTGGCCTACAGCGGAGGGGCGGATTCCACGGCCCTGCTGACGCTACTCGTTGAATCTGGCGTCTCCTGCGTAGCCGCCCACTTGCATCACGGGATGCGGGCCGAGGCCGACCGCGAGCTGGCGCTGGCCGAGGCTTATGCGACCGAGCTTGGGGTGCCTTTTGTAAGCGGCCGCGCCGATGTTCCAGGCATGGCCGCGGCCCGCAAGATCGGCTTGGAAGAAGCCGGGCGACTCGCCCGCCAGGAGTTCTTAAGACAAACCTGCGCTCGACTTGGCGTCAGTACCGTTGCCACCGGACACACGCAAGACGACCATATTGAAACCATGCTGTTTCGCATGGCGCGGGGTAGCGGCATGAAGGGTTTGACCGGGATTCCGTGGACTCGCGATCACTTGGTGAGGCCGTTGCGCGGGTTTTCTCGAGCCGAGACGCGCGAGTTCTGCGAATCGCGCGGGCTGTGGTTTCACGATGATCCGGCCAACGCCGACATTGACATGGCGAGGGTTCGGGTGCGCGAAAGGGTGGTGCCGGAGCTTCGGCTCGTGCACCCCGGCGCGGACCTGGCTTTAGTGCGGCTGAGCGAGTTGGTCGCCGAGGAGGACGAGTTCCTCAATGGGCTCGCGGCGCGTCTGCTGGTCGCGGCGGAGATCCCTCTTAATGGGCGGCTCGGGTTTCTGACCCAGGATTGTGAAGTCGCGATGAAAGTCGAGGTGCTGCGGGCAAACCCCGCTGTGTTGATGCGCCGCGCCGTGCGGTTGCTCGCCGAGTTCTTCGGCGCGAACGCCAGCTACGAACAAGTAATGGCGGTCGAACAGTTGCTCGCCCAGGGTCAACGTGGCAGCGTGACAACGGAGGACGGCTTGCTCAGCTTTATCGTGGACGATGAGCGGTTGCTGGTTGAACTTTGCCAACGCGAATCGCCGTTCCGGTTCCCGTTGACCGTGCCGGGCGAAACCGAAAGCGACGAGTTCGGTTGGAAGTTTACGGCGTTGCCGAGCGACCCTACGGACCACCAACGCGAGCGGGGCTCGATGGAAATCGTGCTTAATGCCGCGGCGATCAAAGGCAACCTTTACTTCCGCTCGCAAGAGTCCGGCGATAAGATTGTCCCGCTGGGCATGAGCGGCCAACGGCTGCTGAGCGATGCTCTCGGCGAGGCGAAGCTGAGCACCCACGCGCGGGCCCGGCTCCCGATTCTCTGTGACTTAGTCGGGCCGATTTGGGTGCCGGGAGTGGTGATGGCCGACCGAGTGAAGGTGACGCCCACCTCGCAAAAGGGTCTTTTGGTCCGGTTTTCCCCGCTAGATTAG
- a CDS encoding D-aminoacylase yields the protein MLLLAGVFLAKSTLIINATVIDGTGSKPKSASVRLLDGKINAVGNLKPIEGETVVDAKGLVVAPGFIDAHSHALGGIADEPTSLSQLTQGITTAVVGQDGGWSKPVAEEMADLDGIKPSLNFAFFSGHGGLRRRVMGEDYKRVANPMEQGIMRSLLADDMHAGALGLSSGLEYDPGYYSDTAELVSLARVAGEAGGIYISHIRDEADKSFEAFAEVAQIRDQANVRTQISHIKLGTQKVWGRARDVDAFLNQEGVTADVYPYLYWHSTIAALSPSRDWANAAIWVQGLADVGGPQNVRLVGYTHEPTWVGKNLAEISALTGKSAPALIQEILEKTEGPTGSGSQHVVVTAMTEPDLEHFIQHPKIMFCSDGAIGGRHPRGAGSFPRILGRYVRERKTISLSEAIRKMTSLPARTFLLKRRGELKPGFAADVVLFDPNTINDRATPENPTELSVGVNSVWVNGERVLADGKSTGTRSGVVIRRAN from the coding sequence ATGCTTTTGCTGGCCGGAGTTTTTCTTGCTAAATCCACCCTCATCATCAACGCCACGGTGATCGACGGCACCGGCTCGAAACCCAAATCGGCCAGCGTGCGGCTGCTCGACGGCAAGATCAATGCGGTCGGCAATCTCAAGCCCATCGAAGGCGAAACCGTCGTGGACGCAAAGGGCCTCGTGGTCGCTCCCGGATTCATTGATGCGCACAGTCACGCGCTTGGCGGCATCGCCGACGAACCAACCTCCCTCTCGCAACTCACGCAAGGAATCACCACCGCGGTGGTCGGTCAAGATGGCGGCTGGAGCAAACCGGTAGCCGAAGAAATGGCCGACCTGGACGGCATCAAACCGAGCCTCAACTTCGCATTTTTCAGCGGACACGGCGGCTTGCGGCGTCGCGTCATGGGCGAGGACTACAAGCGCGTGGCCAACCCGATGGAGCAAGGCATCATGCGCTCGCTGCTGGCCGACGACATGCACGCGGGCGCGCTTGGGCTGTCGAGCGGGCTCGAATACGACCCCGGCTACTACTCCGACACGGCAGAACTTGTGAGCCTCGCGCGGGTCGCGGGCGAGGCAGGCGGCATTTATATCAGCCACATCCGCGATGAAGCCGACAAGTCGTTCGAAGCGTTTGCCGAAGTTGCCCAGATTCGCGACCAGGCCAACGTGCGCACCCAGATTTCGCACATCAAACTGGGCACCCAAAAAGTGTGGGGCCGAGCCCGCGACGTGGACGCTTTTCTCAACCAGGAAGGCGTCACCGCCGATGTCTATCCGTACCTCTATTGGCACAGCACCATCGCCGCGCTGTCGCCCAGCCGCGATTGGGCCAATGCCGCCATTTGGGTCCAAGGTCTGGCCGATGTCGGCGGCCCGCAGAATGTCCGGCTGGTGGGCTACACCCACGAGCCCACGTGGGTCGGCAAGAACCTCGCCGAGATCAGCGCCCTGACCGGGAAGTCCGCCCCCGCCCTGATTCAAGAGATTCTCGAGAAAACCGAGGGGCCGACCGGCTCGGGCTCGCAGCATGTGGTGGTCACGGCCATGACCGAACCCGATCTGGAGCACTTCATCCAGCATCCCAAAATCATGTTCTGCAGCGATGGCGCGATCGGCGGACGTCACCCGCGAGGCGCGGGCAGCTTCCCTAGGATTCTCGGACGCTACGTCCGCGAGCGCAAAACCATAAGCCTGAGCGAGGCGATTCGCAAGATGACTTCCCTGCCCGCCCGCACCTTTTTGCTCAAGCGGCGTGGCGAACTTAAACCCGGTTTCGCGGCGGATGTCGTGCTGTTCGATCCGAACACGATTAACGACCGCGCTACTCCGGAGAACCCCACCGAACTCAGCGTCGGCGTGAATTCGGTGTGGGTCAACGGCGAGCGGGTGCTGGCCGACGGTAAGTCAACCGGCACCCGCTCGGGTGTTGTCATTCGCCGCGCGAACTAG
- a CDS encoding UDP-glucose/GDP-mannose dehydrogenase family protein, whose amino-acid sequence MKVAVVGTGYVGLVTGVVLADLGNQVICVDNDAEKVENLKQGIPPIYEPGIEELLARGSNEGKLTFTTDVVEATRQSDIVFIAVGTPPGPDGPDLRYVKEVAHAIPAGINGYKVIVNKSTVPVGTGKLVTEILMGHGIDESMFDVVSNPEFLREGTAIHDTLYPDRIVIGARKREAAARLVELYAPLERPMYITDWQSAELIKYASNSFLAMKISFINAMSRICEAAGANVGDVAKGMGSDERIGNQFLQAGLGWGGSCFPKDVAGLITVAEAHGYDFQLLKWVVNINDTQTPHFLDRLEKRLGGFAGKRIGLLGLAFKANTDDIRDARSLVIIDHVVSRGGTVVGYDPVAMENVQKIRPDIDYGTNAYEVAKGADALMLVTEWNEFKQLDFARIKASMKQPILFDGRRMYRPEFVERSGLEYHTIGISD is encoded by the coding sequence CGAAAAGGTGGAGAACCTCAAGCAAGGGATTCCGCCGATTTATGAGCCAGGCATTGAAGAACTGCTGGCTCGCGGCAGCAACGAGGGCAAGCTAACCTTCACCACCGACGTGGTGGAAGCGACTCGCCAAAGCGACATCGTGTTCATCGCCGTCGGCACGCCGCCGGGACCGGATGGGCCCGATCTTCGCTACGTCAAGGAGGTTGCGCACGCGATTCCGGCGGGCATCAACGGCTACAAGGTCATCGTGAACAAGTCCACCGTGCCGGTGGGCACCGGCAAACTGGTGACCGAAATTTTGATGGGTCACGGGATTGATGAGTCCATGTTCGACGTGGTGAGCAACCCTGAATTCCTGCGGGAGGGCACCGCGATTCACGACACGCTGTATCCGGATCGCATTGTCATTGGCGCTCGCAAGCGAGAGGCGGCCGCGCGCCTGGTGGAGCTCTATGCCCCGCTGGAACGCCCGATGTACATCACCGACTGGCAGAGCGCCGAGCTGATTAAGTACGCCAGCAACAGCTTCCTCGCCATGAAGATTAGCTTTATCAACGCAATGAGTCGCATCTGCGAAGCCGCCGGGGCTAACGTCGGTGATGTCGCCAAGGGCATGGGCAGCGACGAGCGCATTGGGAACCAGTTTTTGCAGGCCGGACTCGGCTGGGGTGGAAGCTGTTTCCCCAAGGACGTCGCGGGCCTGATCACGGTGGCCGAGGCGCACGGTTACGATTTCCAATTGCTGAAGTGGGTGGTCAATATCAACGATACGCAGACCCCGCACTTCCTGGATCGGCTCGAAAAGCGGCTGGGCGGTTTTGCCGGCAAGCGCATTGGGTTGCTCGGCCTCGCGTTTAAGGCGAATACCGACGACATCCGCGATGCGCGCTCGCTCGTGATCATTGATCATGTGGTGTCGCGCGGCGGGACCGTGGTCGGCTATGACCCCGTCGCGATGGAGAACGTGCAGAAGATTCGGCCTGACATCGACTACGGCACGAACGCCTACGAAGTGGCGAAGGGCGCCGACGCCTTGATGCTGGTGACGGAGTGGAACGAGTTTAAGCAACTCGACTTTGCTCGGATCAAGGCTTCCATGAAGCAGCCGATTTTGTTCGATGGCCGCCGCATGTATCGGCCGGAGTTCGTGGAGCGCTCGGGGCTCGAATATCACACGATCGGAATTTCGGACTAG